TTCTTCTGTCGGTCTGCCCGCACCATGCCCAATCCCACATTGGCCTTCCCATCTTCGAGGGGGAATATCCAGAAATACCCCGGCATCACCGAGTCCACGAAGTGAATTTCGATATTAGGAGTTAGTCCCGCGACGCCTTTGTAATACACCCGTGTCGCCTCGCAGAGGTGCTCGTCGGGTATCTTTTCCACTCCCACCTTTTGAGCGACCACCGAGTACACGCTGTCGGCGCCGATGACGAATGTGGAGTGGAATGCGTGAATTTCCTTCGTGAGAAGATCCATACCCCTCACTCCGATGACGGTCTTTTCATCATCAAAAAGGAGATCAGTTACCTGGAATTGCTCCCTGACCTCAACCCTTTCCCGGGCGTGACGGAAGAGGAAATAGTCAAATTCCATGCGTCGGGCCACATACCCTCGAGGCTTGTTCTTTTCCTCTTCATTCTTGTAGGGCATGGGAATCTCGAGCATTTCCCCTTTAGGAGAGGAGAAGACGAGGCCATATACCTTGGCGTGGTCGATAGTTTCCATTTCTCCATCCAAACCCAGGGCTTTCAGCATTCCCACGCTCTTCCCTGAAACCGCGTCCCCGCAAATCTTGTCGCGCGGATATTTCTGTTTCTCGAGGAGCAATACCTTGTATCCTTTCTCCTGGAGGAACATGGCGGCGCTACTCCCCCCCGGTCCGGCACCCACGACGATGACATCATACTTAGGAGTAGTTGTTTGGGGGGGCAAAACAGGGGGTGATTCCTCCCCCGTTTGAATGGGAGTCAGCGAAGTGATTTGGGAGGGCATATCCCATCATGGGTCGCGAAAAGGGATTTAAACGCGTGGGGTGGCGGCCTTTCCCAAATAGGCCCTTTTCCTTATTTGGCTCTAATCTCATGCACTTTGGCATTCATGAGCAGTTCCAGCTCTTTGAGTTGTTGCTGTTGGGCCATATTGGTGACGAATGTCACGGCAATCCCTTTCCGTCCTTGCCGCGCTGTCCTTCCGATGCGGTGGATGTAAGTCTCATATTCCTCTGGAAAGTCAAAGTTAATCACATGGGAGATGTCCTCGACATGGATGCCCCGCGACGCCACATTCGTGGCGAGGAGGAGGGGAAATTTCCCTTCTTTGAAGTCTCGTAAATTGCGTTCGCGCTGGGCTTGGGTCATATCCCCATGTATTTTTGCCACGGGAAAGCGGCGGCGTTCTAATTGGTGGGCGAGCCAGTCCACCGTGCGCTTGGTCGAGCAGAAAATGATCCCCCGAGTCACGTCGAATTGGTGCACCAACCCCAGAAGGGTGGAAACGCGTTGCTTGGGATCCACATTCACGAAGTATTGGATGATGTTTTCTACAGTAAGAGTGTCCTGGCTGAGGTTCACTTCAAGAAAATCCCGCATGTGCTTGCGCGCCAGCTTTTTGATACCGGAAGGCATGGTCGCGGAGAAGAGGAGTGTCTGTCGTTCTTTGGGGGCGTAGGAGAGGATGGTTTCGATGTCATCCACGAATCCCATGTCGAGCATCTTGTCTGCCTCGTCCAGAACGACGACGCGCAGGCGGGAGAGATTGAGCACTTTCTGCCGGAGGAAATCCATTATTCTTCCAGGAGTTCCGACGACAATGTGGGCGCCCCGCTTGAGTTCGGTGATTTGCGCATTCATATTGGCGCCACCGAAAACAGCGACGACATGCGCGGGGGTATGTTTCCCTATCTTCTGGATCTCGTGCTTCACTTGCAGGGCGAGTTCGCGCGTGGGAACGACGATCAGGGCTTGAGGGGATTTTATTGTTGGATCCACGTGCTGGAGGATAGGGATGCCGAAGGCGGCGGTCTTCCCCGTACCCGTTTTGGCTTGCCCGAGGACATCCTTTCCATCCTGGATGAGGGGAATGGTTTCGTGTTGGATGGGCGTAGGAATAGTATACCCATGTTCATCCAGACTGCGTATTATGTCGGAGGGTATTCCGAAAGCGTGAAAGGTGAGGGGGGGCTCATCGGTCTCCACGAGAATACTTTCATCCAGTGGAGGGGGAGAAATGGGAGATGGAGTTTGGCTCATTTTCTTTTTGATGGGTATTGAGGAAGGAAGCCGCGGGGTTTTGGTCCGGCGGGGGATTGTTTTTTTCCGTTTGGGAGGGGTCATGACTATAATGGGGAGAGAGGGAATTATAAAACCCCAATTCATGTAGAAGCCAACGTGGGTTTTTCTTCTATTTCATGGGTTAGGAAAGCCATGAAGCTCCAGGCCTGGCCCCCCCACCTGCGTCCGCGAGAGCGGGGAAAGGAGGAAGGGTTCCATGTCCTTTCCGACGCCGAATTGCTGGCCATCCTTTTGCGCACCGGGAGGAAAGGGAAGAATGCGGTGGAACTGGCTCATGAGGTTTTGCGGGGATGCGAGGGAGATTTGACCCGTTTGCAGGCGGGGGAAACGGATGACCTCATCCAGAATGGATTGGGAAATGTCCAAGCCATCACCGTGAAGGCCGCGCTCGAGTTAGGCACCCGGATGAACACCCGGCATGAGATACCGCGCTCGCGGGGGGATATGGAGGCATCTATTGCCACCCGTATCCGGGGGTTGGCGCATGAAGTGTTCTATGTGATTCCCCTTGACCGAAGGGATAGGGCACTTGGAAACCCGGTGAAGATCAGCGAAGGGACGCGGTATGCGGTGATGGTGGAACCCCGAGATGTGTTGCGGGTGGCGGTGCAGAGGAATGCGGCGCGTCTCGTGCTCATGCATAATCATCCTTCCCAGGATGCCTCCCCTTCGGCGCAGGACTTGTTGCTCACCAAACAAATTTTGGAAGGATGCGCATGGATTGATGTGGAGTTGGCGGACCACCTCATCGTGACGCGTGAAGAATTATTCAGGATGCGGGAGGAAGGGCTGTTCTAATTTCCTTCCGTCGTCAGAACAGGATAAACCTGCGTGGCCTCGCGTTTGAACGTGACAGATGGGCGCAGGAAACCATGCGTCCCCAAATGGGTTTCACTCCACGCGGGCACTTCAATATACACCCCTAACCCGCTTTCGGTGTCGCAGGCCTTGCTCGTGGATATGGGCACGGTGTGAATACTCACGTCATAGGGGAGTATGCCTTGCGTGGCCAACCATTCAATCATGCGTTCCTTTACCCCTGCTTCATTCCCCTGCGTCAAATCTGGACTCCCCCAAGGAGGAGTGGCGCAGAATTTGGTGGGATAGAATAAGGGGATGGGGGCGGTGTTGGATTGGGAGGTGAACATCACGAGCTGTTCCTCTCCCGCGCGGACGAACATCCTGTCTTCGAGGAGGCGCATGCTTTCCGCGTCCGCGATCCCCAATCCATACACCTTGTTGGAGCGGACGGTACACTTGTTATCGAGGTTGAATCCATTGATGAAGGCCATTTCTTTGACGGTGATGCCATCTTCCTCCAACCATTCTTTCATGAGTTGCATATCCCTTTCGGGGGAGATAACCGGCTGCTTGGGAACCTTCCACGGGTTGGCGTAGCATTGGAAGGGCATGAACACATACCACTCGAGCAACTCATACGAGGGAGGAGAATGGAGCTCTGGGATGCTTCCGATGAGGGTGAATCCCAGTGTTTCGGCCGCCGCTTGTTGGGATGGAGGAAGAATGATATGATAAGTTGCGCCACTCCCACATGTGCACGCGGCGCAGGCCACAAACCCTTGAGGAGGCGGAACATACCGGGTGTTTTCTGGGGTGAGGGTGTTATCCTCCAACCATTGGGTAAAGGCCGCGCGGTCAGCTTCCGCATTAAGGGGCTGCTCGGGGTCTTGCCAGGGGTTGGTGTGGCATTGTTTCAGGTCATAGCGCAGGAGCGAATACCCTTCCGTGAGAATGGTAGCAGTTATTGAGTTGGAGTAGGCCGTTCGAAGAGAGGTGCACCCTCCCTGGGATAACGGTTGGGTTGAGTCGCACCCGATGCCATAGGGAATAGTCCCCCGATATTCTCCACTCATTTGGATGGTGCCCTCGAATGCGATGCGCGTCTGGGGCGCCAATGAGGATGGAAGGCCTTCCCAAACACACGTGTTAGGGATAATGGGGGTGGTGCCTTCCAATGCCATCCGCTCCCAGATGAAATTATTGCAACCGCCATAGAAAATGGATTGGTCGGTGGGGTTGTAGAAAAATATTCGGTAAGACACAGCATTGGTTCCAGTTGGAGTAGTATCGTCACGTAGTGAACTCACAATATGCGCAAAGGGTTCATTCATGGGGACAAACCCCGCGGCTTCTAATGGGCCGCGGTTCATCGCATCGGGAGCATGCACGAGTAAATAGTCTCCCCGCGGGCAATTGAGCGCCGCGCATACCGCGACATCCCGCGCGAGGAAAAATGCGTCGTCGTATGAAATGGTTTGGGTGGACAGCCACTCCCTCGCGCGATTGATTTCGGTGGGATCCGCGAGGTAGGGGAGGTCCGCCACCTGCCAGGGATTGGTGTTCGACTGAATGGGAGCATAAAACCACCATTCCCCGGGGGGAATAGGAGAGGGTTGTCCGTTCCCGGGAGGAAGACCATTGTCATTTCCATTGGAGGGGGTTTGGACACATCCCGCAAGGACGAGGAAGAGCAATATGGCGAGGATGGAGAGGTATCGCATGCCCTTTGTAAGAGGGTGGAGTTTTTTAATCCATTTTAATGGTTCGCCATCGGCTTTTCTATTTTTTAGGGTCGGGCATCCGGGGCAGGGCTTCAGGGTGAATGACCCGGGCGGCGGCGCGGAGAATGGATTTGAATGTGCGGAATTTGACGCGGGCGTAGGCCGCTTCCAATGTCACCCATTCGATGGCGTCGTGTTCGTGGGAGATTATGGCCTCTCCTTCCTTGCTTTCAGCGAGAAAAAATATGACCTCTCGCGGGATGGCCTTTCCGGCGCGGTACATCGTATACCTATTTACGTGCCGGAATCCTGGGAGGAAACGAATATTTTTCAACCCCGTTTCTTCGAATACCTCGCGTCGCGCGGTCTGCTCTTCATTCTCTCCCCGTTCCATCCGTCCTTGGGGGGATCCCCAATTGTGGGAATAGGTTGAGCGCAGCAGCAACACCTTTTTCCCCCGGAACACAATGGCTCCGCAGGATTTCCCGGGGTGGGGTTCGCGGGGGGCAGAGGGTTTCATCCGACACTCCTGAAGGAATCCCGAACCATAAATAATGGGACGGGTGGGGGAGGGGTATAAGGATGACATAAACGGGGAGTTTATAAAGTAAAACCGGGTGCCTTCGGCATGGGAGAATGGGGGTATGGTATATGATTCATTTCGTGGAGGCTGTCAAACGGCCATTGAAGACTAATCCAGTGACCGTGATGCTGGGGGTTTTGTTCTCTACTTTTATTCCCCTCCAGGCATTCGTGCATGGATTGGGTATTGAAGCGGCACGGCGGACCTTGCGCAGCCAGGACACCATGCCCCATTTCGATGATTTCGTAGACGCCTTCCTTACAGGGCTAATGGTGTTCGTGGTCACCGTCCTCTATTTCCTCCCCGCCATGCTACTCTTGGTGGGTGGGATTGCGGTATCTTTTCCTTTTCTCGTGAGCATCGTCTCGCAGATATTATTGTATCCGTTTGCGTCCCTCCAGAGTTTGATGACATTGCTCCTCGGGAGCCCAGTGGTGGGGGGCCTCGTGGTTCTTCTCGGATTCCTGGCCGCCATCATGCTCCCGGTGGGATTGCAATTTTTTGCTCATGACAAGCGCGTGGGGAGCGCGTTCCAATTCTCCAAGATTCTACCGGTTATCGTGAGCCCGCACTATTGGATCACCTGGCTCCTCATGGCCGCCTATGGATTGGTGCTGTTGGGATTAGTGACTATTCTCTCTGCCCCCGGTTTCAGTATCATCTCCCTAATCCTGGCAGGCATCGCCTGGTACATGTGGTGGATGACCTGGTACACCATGATGGGGGAATCCGTCAGGGAAGCGGAAGGGTGGCATGCCCGTTCTCGTGCGACGCATACAACAAGTTTCAAGCGAAAGTTTAAGCGAAAACGATAAATAGGGTAAAATTGGGCGGAGAGCCCCTCCGCCTTTTCCCAAAAAATAGGAATTTTATTCGTCCGATGCCGCCGCTTCGGTGGCTTCTGGCGCTGGTTCGTCATTGGTTTCGATGACTTCCCCAAAGCTCACCTTTCCCCGCACCGCGGTGACGCGCACCTTAACGTGCTGTCCTTGCTGGGTGTTGGGAACCACGATGACGAATCCTTGGACCTTGGCGATGCCATCCCCTTTCTCGCCGATGCCTTCGATGACCACATCATAGATGTCGCCTTCTTTCACGGGGACCGGGCCGAAGTTCCGGCGGGGTCGATCGAAATCCATTCCATTCTCTTCATCCATATTGACTGACCTCCAATGGCAAGAAAGGGTTTTGCACAAAACCCCCGAAAAGGGTGATCCAATTGATAGGGGCGCGGGGGAAAGGGGTGGGTAAACAGAAGAAGGCTAATGCGGGCATGTGAATCCATTCAGGGAGGGAATTATACCTATACGCCCCCCCGAGGCTTATAAAACCGCGCCGTTCCTCATGCCGGCTGGAACCGTTTCTTAGGTTTGGGAGGCTCGGGCACGGGCTTGGATGGGGAGATGATGAACAAATACACCCCGATGCTCACCAGGAGGACGAGTAATGAGATACCCCACCCCACCCAGGGATTGGGGTGCACCACTTGGAGAGTGGCACTCTGGCACCCGGCTGATAACGTGGGGTTAGAGGCGGAGGTGAGCGTGCATCCCAGTTCATACGTGCCGGCTTCTGAGAAGGTGACGGTGAACACCCGGGTTTCCGCCCGCGCGGGGTGGAGGAGGGGAATGATGAGGGTTTCCGGGGCGATGCGTTCTCCCGGGGTAATGGTAAAAATGGCCCGCACGTCCTCCACCGGATCTAACCCATCATTTTGAACAATCCATTCCAATTGAATGGGCTGGCCGGTCTCGATTTGATTCTGGGGGACGAGAAAGGCGCCCTTCACATTGAAGATGGGCGCATCCACATCCAGATAGGCGCGGGTGGATTCCAGTACCTTCTCTTCCCCGAAGATGGTGGTAAAAGTGAGCACGGCCGGGGGCAAAAGGATTTGGACGGGGCGCAGGGGTTTGATGGAGTAAGTAATTACTTTCGTCTCCCCGGGGTAAATCCTTTCCGTGAACCCGGTTTCCCCCTTCACCAGAGGGATGTAATCCAGGGGGTATTTCCGGTAATCCACTTTCACGTCCCCGGGAAGGGTGCCACTGTTGTGTACCTTCACGCTGACCTGGATCTCTTTCCCCAAAATAGGATTGGTGCCCGCAATATAGGTCTCGAAGTCCCCGTTCTGGTCGAAGCGGGGCATCTGATATCGGCCAATGGTGCCGGTCTCTGAAACCAAAATGGTTTGCGTCACCGCGGAAGGGTTCGCGCAGAGGCGAATAGAGATAGTGCTGGTTTGCTCGGAGGCAGGGATAATGACATGATGGGCCGCTCCCCCTTCTACATCGGTGGAAATAATAGTGGCAAAAGGGGTATAATCCTCATTCAGGAATAGGGTGATGTTGGCATCCGGATCGAATGCCGGGTTGAATGTGGGGTGGAGAGTGATGATGGTGTAGTTCCCGTCCCCGAATCCGGGGAAGGGAGCAAATGAGAACGAGGCGCATTGGGAGGTATCGTCAGTGGTTACCCCGGGGAAACCATACGCGGCCAATGGTTCTTCGGCTAGCGTGAGCGCATAGCCCGAACCGCTAATGCTCATAATGAGCAGGATGATTCCCAATCCCCACTTAGGCAAAACGTCCCCCCTGCCGGCGCGTTAATTTATTCCATATGGTAGTGCGGACGACCTTTTTAGGGGTATGGGTTTGGACAATGATAATTTTCTTGGGGGAATAGTTTTTTCGCACACGCATGAGGCAATAACCATTCTCCTCAGCCATGACATTATCATATATTTTGACTTCAGAGTAGCCCCTGGAACGCAGCCTTTTTTCCAATACTTTTGAATCGCACCTCAGCACGATGACCAAATCTACTGGGATATTCATTTCGCAGGCCACGTGCCCTTCGATGATGAGATTTTTTTCTGTTTCCCCGATCAAGTGAATAAGGGCGTCCGCGTACGCCTGGAGGTTCACCTCGAATTCTTTTGTGAGGGCATTCATCTTCCCTAATTCCATTCGTCTCGTGAACGTTTTTTCTGATATGACTTTGGCGTTAAGTTTTTTTCCAAGAAAAGCGGCGTGCGTGGTTTTGCCGGTGCCAGGCGTGCCCGTGATGAGGAGGATAAATGGAGACCTGGTCCGGGGAGGGCGGACCATTTTTCGTACCATAATGATATCCCCTCAAGCGGATCCTTGATAAGGATGCGGGTTGGTTAACGCAGGCGAGGACTTGGTAGAAAGGTTTTTTCACGGGAGTGAACTCGTGTCGACATAAAAAAAGAAGGAGGCGGCCTTCAGGGGGAAGAGACCGCCACCCTTGTAGGGAAGTTATCCCATTTTTCCAGTATGGAAAAACTGGGAAGCGTGAGAGGGTGGGCCGGCGCGCCGATAGGTGGGGTGAACTACCGGGCGCCCATGTCGCCCAACCCGTTTTGCCCATGCGATGGCATGATCTGCCACCAATTGCCCTTGCCGTTCGAGGAGGGTCTCGCTCGGTGTGAGAGTAGAGTGGATGTCATCCGTGGCCTTTCTATTCCTTTGGGGGGGTTTGGGATGCATACTCACACTCCGCCCAGCATATCCCATCGGACTATAAATACTTATCGGAAAAAGAAGGGTAACCCGGGTTTTTTTTCGACTTTGGAGTTTTATCATAACTGAAAAAGGAAAATAGAGGGTAATATGACCCCCGATTCTTGTGTATAATCAAAAAATGGGGAAAAAAAGTTTTGGAATCTCCTTTTGGATAGTGAAAGGCTAAAATAGTCACTATGTAGAATTGACCTAAATACAAAAAGAGTTTGGTTTTATTTGAAATAGGTTATGTAAATAAGTCTTTTTGGCCCAAGAATACCCCGTAATAACAGAAAAAGTAATCGTTAATTAGCGCAGGCGGATAGTGTCCAAATTACGAATGGCCGTGGAGGAAATCCCATATTTCTGGGAGATGAATTTGGCGAAAGCGACTGTTTTGATCTTGTTTCCATGGTCAACGATGATACGCTTGGGTTTGGGATTGAGATTCCGGATGTAGTTTTCCAGTTGTCTTCGATCGCTGTGCCCTGAATATCCATCAAGGCTCTCCACGCGCATCCTGATTTGGAGCTCCTTAGTCTTCCCTTTCTCATCCGTAATGGGAATGGTGCGGATGCCCTGCTGGATCTTGCTTCCTAAACTCCCCATCCCTTGATACCCAGTGAAGGTGAGGGCGTTTTTTTCATCCTCAGCCATACGATGGAAATAGTCCAAACTCGCCCCCCCATTGAGCATCCCCGAGGAGGCCAGGATGATGGCGTTTCCTTTCGCCAATATCTCATCCCGCTCCTTGAAGGTGGCGTTGGCGAATAAGGGACTGGTGAAGGGCGAATCATTCGTTAATATTCGGCGCTGGATGTTCTGGCGAAGGTATTCCGGGTACGCGGTGTGGATGGCACTGGCTTCTTTAGTGAGTCCATCCACGTACACCTTGGCCTCCGGAAGTAACCCTTTTCGATAAAAGTCTTCGATGACCAGCATGACCTCCTGTCCCCGCCCCACGGCAAATACCGGGATGAGCATGTTGCCTCCTTTCCCTAATGTTTCCTGGATGAGGCGTAACAGCTTCTTATCCTCGTCCTCCCGGGAGGGTTGGACGTCATTTTCCCCTCCATAGGTGGATTCGAGAATGAGTGTTTCCACGCGCGGATAGTGTAAATCAAGGGTGTCGAAGAGACGCGTATACCCATATTTCATGTCCGCGCTGTACACGAGGTTATGGAGCCCATCCCCCACATGCAGGTGCACGGAGGCCGATCCCAAGATGTGGGCGGCGTTATGGAAGGTCATCCGCATATCAGGGGAAATGTCAGTGACTTCCCGGTAGTCCCGGGTGATGACATGCTTCAATTCCTCCTTCACATCCTTTTCCGTGTAGGGGGGGTCTTTTCCCTCCCTGGCTACCAGGTCAATATAGTCAAATTGGAGCAACCCCATGATATCCCGCGTGGGCTCGGTGCAGTACACCGGTCCCCGGTACCCCATGCGGAACAGATAAGGCAAAAACCCCTGATGGTCCATGTGCGCATGGGAAATAATGACCGCATCCAATTCAGTGAGAGGGAAATAAAGGGCGTCCAGGTAGGGATAAGGATCGCCCCCCTGGGAAGGGTTGATGCCGCAGTCGATGAGCACTTTAGTGATGGGAGTGTCCACGAGCATGCAGCTCCGGCCTATTTCCCTGAATGCCCCTAACCCGGTGAGCCGGACCCAATCATGTTTGGATGAGGTATCGCGGTAGATGCGTTTGGCCGTCTCTTGGAGAATTTTCTTTCGTTCGGCGGCGTGCTTGTGTAAATGATATCGAATCCCCGTGAGGAATTCGGAGTCCGAGGAGGGAGCGCGGATAATTTTGGGGGTCCACCCCGTCTGGAGGATGATGCGCTTGCTGGTTTCCCCCCCTTTTCCAATCACAAGCCCCGGTTTGTCGGCTTCGATGACCACTTGATGAAAAGGATCCACGAAGGTGATGTTTTTGACTCCGGCTTCGACAGGTACTAACCCCTGGATGGCGCGTTTAGCGTCAGTAGGATCCTGCAAGAGGCTTTTGTCAGAGCGAATGGTAATTTTCTTCTTCAGCTCGAAAGCGATCTTGGCCACGAAATTGGTGGTGCCCCCGAAGAAGGCTTCCGGTTTTTTGGTGTAGAGAATGATTTCTGGCCCTTCAAAATCAATAGAGGTAACCTGGCAGGTCTTGGGCAGGGCATCCTTGATGTGCTTCTCGATGGTTTTCATGTCCATGTTTAATCGTCCTAGTTGCGGCTATTTTTTGCGGCTATTTTATGTGGCTATTTTTTATTTTCCCGTATTTCCGGTGGAGGGGGAATAGGAGGTATGGGATAAGCGTGAGAATGGGTTTTGGGTTGAATCAAGGGTAGAAGTGTTGTTTATTGGTAAGAGGCGATGATCTTGTCCACATCCTTTCGGTCCAGTTCCTGAATTCCTTTGGTGTCAATGACCATGACGGAGATACTATTCCCCCCGGACATGACATCGCGTTTCTTGCTCGCCATAACCGCCTGAACGGCCAATTTGATGGCATCCTCTTTCTTGAGGGTACTCTTGTACTGCGTGTCAAAAACGCCTATGGCGAATTCGCTTCCCGATCCGGTGACGGTGAAATCGTCATATTCGGCCACAGCCCCCACCGCATCCATGGAATAGAGTCGGGGGGATTGGCTGGTAAACCCGCCCATGATGAACTGAACCATGAATGGATAATATCGGTTTCCGTTTAATATATTCGCCACGAACGTGGCCATGGCCTTCGTGGTAATGGGATTTTCCCTTTCTATTTCAAACAGCTTGGCCTGCGATCGCAAATACCTTACGAGTGTTTGGGCGTCTCCCATGCCCCCCGCAATGGTAACCCCTATTTGGTCGGTGAGCTTGAATACTTTTTTGGCTTCCAATTCCCCCGCGAAGAAACCCATTGTGGCTTTCATGTCCGCGGCCAGAACAACGGCATCTTTTACTTTAACACCCACCG
The sequence above is drawn from the Candidatus Diapherotrites archaeon genome and encodes:
- a CDS encoding geranylgeranyl reductase family protein codes for the protein MPSQITSLTPIQTGEESPPVLPPQTTTPKYDVIVVGAGPGGSSAAMFLQEKGYKVLLLEKQKYPRDKICGDAVSGKSVGMLKALGLDGEMETIDHAKVYGLVFSSPKGEMLEIPMPYKNEEEKNKPRGYVARRMEFDYFLFRHARERVEVREQFQVTDLLFDDEKTVIGVRGMDLLTKEIHAFHSTFVIGADSVYSVVAQKVGVEKIPDEHLCEATRVYYKGVAGLTPNIEIHFVDSVMPGYFWIFPLEDGKANVGLGMVRADRQKKGVNLVQETEKVIQEHPLFKERFKNAERLGDIKGWTLPFGSFRRTLHGKGWLLIGDAASLVDPFSGEGIGNAMTSGKFAAEAIDRAYKAHDFSPAFMQWYADELWKEIGPEMQTSYMLQKMGRHQWLLNLVIGKAAKSKEIRDTISGMLVNEEARKNFISPGFYLKLLFA
- a CDS encoding DEAD/DEAH box helicase, yielding MTPPKRKKTIPRRTKTPRLPSSIPIKKKMSQTPSPISPPPLDESILVETDEPPLTFHAFGIPSDIIRSLDEHGYTIPTPIQHETIPLIQDGKDVLGQAKTGTGKTAAFGIPILQHVDPTIKSPQALIVVPTRELALQVKHEIQKIGKHTPAHVVAVFGGANMNAQITELKRGAHIVVGTPGRIMDFLRQKVLNLSRLRVVVLDEADKMLDMGFVDDIETILSYAPKERQTLLFSATMPSGIKKLARKHMRDFLEVNLSQDTLTVENIIQYFVNVDPKQRVSTLLGLVHQFDVTRGIIFCSTKRTVDWLAHQLERRRFPVAKIHGDMTQAQRERNLRDFKEGKFPLLLATNVASRGIHVEDISHVINFDFPEEYETYIHRIGRTARQGRKGIAVTFVTNMAQQQQLKELELLMNAKVHEIRAK
- the radC gene encoding DNA repair protein RadC; this translates as MKLQAWPPHLRPRERGKEEGFHVLSDAELLAILLRTGRKGKNAVELAHEVLRGCEGDLTRLQAGETDDLIQNGLGNVQAITVKAALELGTRMNTRHEIPRSRGDMEASIATRIRGLAHEVFYVIPLDRRDRALGNPVKISEGTRYAVMVEPRDVLRVAVQRNAARLVLMHNHPSQDASPSAQDLLLTKQILEGCAWIDVELADHLIVTREELFRMREEGLF
- a CDS encoding NUDIX domain-containing protein, which produces MSSLYPSPTRPIIYGSGFLQECRMKPSAPREPHPGKSCGAIVFRGKKVLLLRSTYSHNWGSPQGRMERGENEEQTARREVFEETGLKNIRFLPGFRHVNRYTMYRAGKAIPREVIFFLAESKEGEAIISHEHDAIEWVTLEAAYARVKFRTFKSILRAAARVIHPEALPRMPDPKK
- a CDS encoding DUF4013 domain-containing protein; amino-acid sequence: MIHFVEAVKRPLKTNPVTVMLGVLFSTFIPLQAFVHGLGIEAARRTLRSQDTMPHFDDFVDAFLTGLMVFVVTVLYFLPAMLLLVGGIAVSFPFLVSIVSQILLYPFASLQSLMTLLLGSPVVGGLVVLLGFLAAIMLPVGLQFFAHDKRVGSAFQFSKILPVIVSPHYWITWLLMAAYGLVLLGLVTILSAPGFSIISLILAGIAWYMWWMTWYTMMGESVREAEGWHARSRATHTTSFKRKFKRKR
- a CDS encoding TRAM domain-containing protein, with translation MDEENGMDFDRPRRNFGPVPVKEGDIYDVVIEGIGEKGDGIAKVQGFVIVVPNTQQGQHVKVRVTAVRGKVSFGEVIETNDEPAPEATEAAASDE
- a CDS encoding AAA family ATPase, with the translated sequence MVRKMVRPPRTRSPFILLITGTPGTGKTTHAAFLGKKLNAKVISEKTFTRRMELGKMNALTKEFEVNLQAYADALIHLIGETEKNLIIEGHVACEMNIPVDLVIVLRCDSKVLEKRLRSRGYSEVKIYDNVMAEENGYCLMRVRKNYSPKKIIIVQTHTPKKVVRTTIWNKLTRRQGGRFA
- a CDS encoding beta-CASP ribonuclease aCPSF1, with protein sequence MDMKTIEKHIKDALPKTCQVTSIDFEGPEIILYTKKPEAFFGGTTNFVAKIAFELKKKITIRSDKSLLQDPTDAKRAIQGLVPVEAGVKNITFVDPFHQVVIEADKPGLVIGKGGETSKRIILQTGWTPKIIRAPSSDSEFLTGIRYHLHKHAAERKKILQETAKRIYRDTSSKHDWVRLTGLGAFREIGRSCMLVDTPITKVLIDCGINPSQGGDPYPYLDALYFPLTELDAVIISHAHMDHQGFLPYLFRMGYRGPVYCTEPTRDIMGLLQFDYIDLVAREGKDPPYTEKDVKEELKHVITRDYREVTDISPDMRMTFHNAAHILGSASVHLHVGDGLHNLVYSADMKYGYTRLFDTLDLHYPRVETLILESTYGGENDVQPSREDEDKKLLRLIQETLGKGGNMLIPVFAVGRGQEVMLVIEDFYRKGLLPEAKVYVDGLTKEASAIHTAYPEYLRQNIQRRILTNDSPFTSPLFANATFKERDEILAKGNAIILASSGMLNGGASLDYFHRMAEDEKNALTFTGYQGMGSLGSKIQQGIRTIPITDEKGKTKELQIRMRVESLDGYSGHSDRRQLENYIRNLNPKPKRIIVDHGNKIKTVAFAKFISQKYGISSTAIRNLDTIRLR
- a CDS encoding proteasome subunit beta, coding for MEKTQAPIKHTGTTTVGVKVKDAVVLAADMKATMGFFAGELEAKKVFKLTDQIGVTIAGGMGDAQTLVRYLRSQAKLFEIERENPITTKAMATFVANILNGNRYYPFMVQFIMGGFTSQSPRLYSMDAVGAVAEYDDFTVTGSGSEFAIGVFDTQYKSTLKKEDAIKLAVQAVMASKKRDVMSGGNSISVMVIDTKGIQELDRKDVDKIIASYQ